The genomic interval ACCGAACATGTTGCCGGAAACGAGTACTCCATAGTTCTCGGGATTCTTTGTAAGCCACATCATCTGAGCATCGATGTTCGTCTCCCAGAGATCTATATGAGGATACTTCTCCGAGATTTTTTTTCCCTCTTCCCTCATCATACCGCTTGTTTCGCGGATAACGTTGGGTTTCTCACATATGGTAACGCTCTTGTAACCAAATTTGTCCGCGTGTTCAAACGCAGCTGTAAGAATCCTTCTGCAGGCGTTTCTTGAGAAGATCCGGGTTGATACAGCAAGATCTTCCCTTGGAACATCGGCGAAGTTCTTCTTGAATTTAGGATGGCTCATAAGGGCATCGTACACGTTGTCCGGGGGGTTGGTCCACTCCACTCCACCGTAAAGCCCTTCCGTATTCTGCCTGAAAATCACTACGTCAACCGGTGGCTCCTCTATCGTGTTCCCCGGCCCTTTTCGGATGAAGTTCAATGGGTTGCCTTTGAAGGCTTTGCAGGGTCTTATGCAAATATCGAGATCGAAATGCTGCCGCATGGCGACTATCGGGCTGTAATAGACAAGCCCTTTGTCCCTGAGAGAAGGATCAAGAGCATCCAGGGCTTTGTCCTTGGGTTTTGAGGTAATGGCTCCAAAAAGGGCAATTTTATGTTTTTCAAGCAGATCTATTGTTCTGTCAGGGAGGGGATTCCCTTCCTTTTTCCAGAATTCCCATCCGATATCTGCATGAACGTAATCAGCCTCGAATCCGACAGCTTCAAGAACTCTAAGAGTTTCATCAAGCACTGCACCTCCAATACCGTCTCCGGGCATTGTTACTACAGTTCTCTTCATCCGTTACTCCCTTCAATTTGCATTTACTACGAACTATCAACCCGGCAAAGATACATACAAGTTAAGTCGGAGAAAACCCCGCATTAAATCCAACCGATAAGCAGCATGTTAATCACTGAAGTTATTTTTCGTCCCTCTCGGCCAGTACAAGAAGCCTTGGTGAACAATCCGCATCCCAGGGAGAAAGGTCATAATCACCCCAGATAGTAATAATTTTCAGTCCCTCGTTCCTGATATCAAAAAGCAGCTCTCCAGTTGATATGAGAGCCAGTTCAAGTCTGATGTCTATCCTTTCATCAGCTACGGCAGTACCTGAGTATTCCATGTCGAATACTATCAGGCCCCTTTCCAGATCATGGCTTACCGATTCGACAAGTCTCTGCGAAGTACCGTTCTCATTGAAATCGTATCTCTCTTTTCTACTTTCCCGCTCGCGAATGTGGAACCTTGGACAGGCTTCGGCAAGAAATCTCCCCCCGGATTTCAATACTGAGCTTATCTCCCGTAGAGCCAGCTTCCTTTCATCTCGCTTCAGAATGCAATGGATACCATTGTATGGAAATAGAACCAGATCCAACGTAGAGTTCTTCAAAGGGATGTTCTGTGCGATGGCCCTTATGCGAGATGTACGGTGCTGCAAACCCGGAGGCCATGAATTCATCATCGATTCGGAAGGTTCAAGAGCAATGACCTGTGAGCCGTCATCAAGATATTCCGTCAACCTGCCGTCACCGGCTCCGAGTTCCATACATTTCCCGGGGTGTTTCTTTCGAAAGTTCTGGTAGAATTGGATTTCCATTGTATCCGGAGGATATATTTTTCTCTCCTCGAATGAAAAGAGAGGACCGTACTGCTCCCAGAGAAGTACTTCCGGATTCAATCCACCGCCTCCACCTTGAAACCGGACCTAATCAGAGCTGCTGCCGCGACTCCTGGCATGTTGTCTCCGCAGCTTATTCCACAGGAGGGGCTTTTCTCTTTGAGATAGATTATCTCAGGATTCAATACTGAGGCGTACCTGACCGAAAGATCAGCGCCTTTAACGAATTCATCCGTAACGTCTCCCTTAGCGTCCCTGAGAATTACCGATCCTGTTCCATCAAGAACCGCAAAGCCATCACCACCGGATAAAATTGCCGGTTCTCTCGGTGTAGTCAGGCCACCGAGTTTTTCCGGACAGAAGGGTACACATTCCCCGGAATGAAGCATCCTGACGAACCTGTCAACAGGTTTTGATCTACCATCGTATCTGCAGGTTATACCGCACAGGCAAGCACTTACAAGACTGATGCCACTCATGAATGTTTTTCCTAATCAGTTTCACTATACCGAAGTATTTGTGATGAAATCCGGTTAAAAGATTGCTGAATCTGATCCCTCCCGGATGATGTAATCCTCCGGATCAACCTGAACTCCATCAATCAGAACTTCGTAATGAACATGCGGGGCAACCGATCTGCCCGTTGATCCCACTCTCGCTATCAGATCTCCCCTGTCAACTTCCTGACCAACAACAGTACACGCTGCCGAACAATGAGCGTATCTGGTAGAAACCCTTTCCGAATGCCTGATGACGATGTTCAGACCCCATCCACCGGTCCAGCCGGCAAAAACAACTCTACCGTCCGCAGGGGCATATATCGGTGTTCCTGCAACGCATGCAAGATCAATTCCTTTATGTATTCGTACAGCTCCCGTAAATGGATCTATCCGAGGCCCAAAATCGCTTACAAAAATGCCATCTACAGGCCAGATGGATGGAATGTGCGCCAGTTCGCTTTCCTTTTCCATTAAATATCCGGCAAGGGAATCGTAGGCCATCAGTTCAGCATCGGCCAATCTCTCCATGAGCATTATTTCCATTTCCATATCATCTATATACCTGAACATGTTATCACCCGGTGGTTCGTTCACAGGAACATTCTTTGGAAGAAGTACAGAAAAATCAAGGTTAAGCCCGGCACCTGCGACAAGAACCTGTTCCTCCCTGGTTACGATTTCTTCAAACCGTGACCGCAGGTTCATTACACGTTCCGAAAGCTGGTACAATTCCCCGCGAACAAGTGTGATTTCATCATGCCTTGTATCGCATGACCGGTTTACGGTGTTCATACGGCCTAATTGAAAAAACAGAGCCGAAATACCGGTTAGAAGAAGCGCTGAAAAAAGGATCAGCATCCTTAACCGGCCTGCAGTGAGTACGAATTTCTTACCGACCTTACTGGATCTCTGGGGTATCCAGTGAATGGTGCCTATTGGCATAATAGAATCCCGCTTCTCTATTTCAGGTAAAGGAGCAGGTTTTTACTGTCGGTTTTGTCGTTAAGTTTGGAAATAGCCCTGTTCTTCAGTTGCCGTACTCTCTCACGGCTTATGCCCATCGTTCTTCCTATCTCCGCAAGTGTATGTCTTCTATCAGTGTTTATCCCGAAGAACAGCTGGATTATCGTTCTTTCGCGCTGATCAAGAATGTCCAGCATTCCCGAAACGCTTCTCTTCATGGCAGTCTGGACTACTGCTTCATCGGGCGGAATATCATCGTCGTCGGAGATCATCTCCTGGAAAGTCTTGTCACTACCTTCGTAAACAGGGCTGTCAAGGGAAAGGTGCGTACTGTGTATCGACATCATTCCTTCAACATCACCCCTGGATACGTCAAGTTCATCGGCAATCTCATTCGTTGAAGGATTCCTGCCGAGAGAATGTCCGAGTTCTCTTGCTGCACGGCCCATTTTGTATAATTCTCCAACACGATTCAACGGAAGACGAACTATTCTTGACTGCTCCGCAAGAGCCTGAAGAATAGCCTGTCTTATCCACCAGACCGCATAGGTTATAAAGCGGCATCCCTTGCTTTCATCGAATCCCTTCGCGGCCCTTATCAGTCCAACATTCCCCTCGTTGATAAGGTCTTCCAGGGCAACTCCCTGGTTCGCGTACTGCTTTGCGATACTGACTACGAACCTGAGATTAGCTTCTGTAAGTTCGTTGAGGGCTTCCTGTTCTCCCGAACGGATGCGTTGGGCAAGGGAAGCCTCCTCCGCTGAGGAAAGTGTTTCTTTACTACCTATTTCTCTAAGGTACAGTTCCAGTGATCTTCCTTCTGTACGCTTTGTTGCCAAAACAGCCGCCTTTCACGTGCAATATACAGTCTCACATGTTATAATTCAGAAAAAGATAGAAGGTTCCTGTTACAATTCAAATCGATATGTAGTAGCCTAATCTGTCAAGGGGTTGACAATTGTCAACCCCTGACATTGCAGGTCATTGTTATTTTACCATATATGAAGTTCTATCTATTGAACACATCTGATATTCTTCACGTTTTACAGCCGTTCGTACTCCCGGGAGTTGACGGATCAAGGGGAAGGGCGATGGACTGGAGCAGTTTACCAAGAGAAAAGACAGAATGTATCCTCTGCGGATCCAGTTCAAAAAAACTTCTCAGCGTACAGAATTCATGGCCGGTTGTTCGCTGCAGAGAATGCGGTCTCGTATATCTTTCAGAGAGACCAGCTGAAAAGGCTCTTACCGATATATACAGCAAATCCTATTACGAAGATGGAGATGTCGGATACAAGGGTTACATTGGAACATTTGAAAAATATCATGACACGTTCATGAAGATCTTCAACAAACGTCACAAAGATCTTCTTCATCATGCCAGGGGAAAGCGGCTCCTTGAGATCGGCTGCGCATATGGATTTCTCCTTGATTATCTCCGCGAAAGAGAATGGGAAGTGACAGGCGTTGAAATAAGTCCTCTTTCTTCAGCATTCGCCCGGAATGAACTGAATCTGAATGTGCATACAGGGAGTGTTGAATCCCCTTACCTCGAAGAGCACTCCTACGATATAATTCTTTTGCTTGATGTCCTTGAACATCTTCACAGACCCTTTGATGTGCTCAACCGGATAAAAAAACTGCTTGCCCCCGAAGGTATTCTGGTTGTGCAGTGTCCATGGGAGCTTTATCACTGGGAGGAGATCGCTGAAGCTCTTCTCAGGGGAATGAAACCCGGTACTATCGAACCGGATTCGGTACCTGCCCATCTCTACTTCTTCCAGCCCCGGACCCTTGAGGCTGTTCTGAGAAAGGGAGGGTTCAGAATCCTTGCAAGACAGTCGGGGAATTACGGTTCTATCAGGAGACTGGTCAATCCACCTGCAATCAGTTTGCGCAATCCTTTAAAGGGATTTTTCCGTTTTGTCTATTTCCGGCTTGGTCTGCAGTGTTTTCTTTATGAAGCAGCAAGATTAGTGCGTCTTGGAAGCGGCATTATCAGATACGCCGTATCTGACAGTGAGAATTCAACGCAATGAAGGCAATGGTTTTATGCGCTGGCTACGGCACAAGACTGCAGCCTCTGACGGATATTGTTCCAAAACCTCTTGTGAGGATAGCAGGTTTTACTCTTATCCATGACATACTTCTTCACCTGGCTTCAGAGGGAATCGATACAGCTGTTGTAAACGGCTCCTGGAAGGCGGATATGCTTGAGGATTACCTGAAAAACACTGATCTCCCTCTGAGAATCCTGTTCCAGAGGGAAGATAAACCACTTGGTACAGCCGGAGCGGTCCGGAAAGCCCTTCCACTCCTTGGGGAAGAATTTCTTGTTGTCTACGGAGACAATCTTACAAGACAACCAGTAGCACCGCTTTTAAAGCTTCATTCACGGTTGGATTCCGAAGTTACAATTGCCCTCGCTCCTACAGGAGAACCCTCCAGCAAGGGTATAGTCCTGACAGAACCCGACGGAAAGGTATTGAATTTCCGTGAAAAACCTCCCAACGAGGTTGCTAAGTCAAATCTTGCTAATTCAGGTTTATACGTCTGCAGAAGATCAGCAGTTGAGCATCTGCGCGAAGGAGATTTTTCCGATTTCGGAAATGATGTATTTGCCCTTCTCCTTAAGGAAGGAAGAATCCTTGCCGCTGATTCTCCGGGAGGGTACACAAGAGATATCGGGACTGGAAATAGCTATCTTATTGCCTGTCATGATGTTCTATCCGGTAGACTAACACCGTATGCGAACAATGGTAATATCCGGAATGGCAAATTAATCGAAAACAGCCAGACCTACGATGATATCGAACTCAAAGGTACAATATGGATTGAAGAGGGCTCTCTGATCTCAAAAGGTTGCACTCTTGAGAATTGTGTTATACTTTCCGGCTCGACCATCGGCTGGAACTGCGCATTGAAGAATTCGCTTGTAATGCCAGAAACAGAAATACCTGAAGGCACCATAGCTGATGATAAATATCTGAAAGTGTTCTGATTGGAGAAAGCATGCTGAAAGAAATACGCACATATCTTAACCAGGTAAGTGCTCTCGCTTTGAAGATCCCATCGGAGAATATTGAAGAGCTGGTCGGAATCATACTTAAGGCTTACGAGAATGGCAGAAAGATCTTTGTTTTCGGTAACGGTGGAGGATCGGCCACTTCAAGTCATTTTGTCTGTGATCTCGCGAAGGGTACCGTAACTCCGGGAAAACCAAGATTGAAAGCTATCAGTCTGTCAGTAAATATTCCTCTTATAACCGCATGGGCGAACGATACCGATTACACTAATACATTCGGCGAACAGCTCAAAAATCTTGTTGAAAAAAAAGATGTAGTTATCGGCCTTTCCGGAAGCGGAATGAGCCCTAATGTCATAAACGCTTTCAGAGTAGCCAATAAAGCAGGCGCGATATCTGTACTGTTTTCGGGTTTCAATGGTGGAGAAGCTGTAAATATCGCTAAGAACTCAATAGTAGTCCCCAGTGATGATATGCAGCAGATCGAAGATATCCATCTGATACTCTGCCATATAGTATTCAGAATGGTTCGTGATAGAATCAGTGAAGGTTAACCGGGTCAGGAGTAGTCCTGGCTTCTGAAAACCTTTTCTCCATCGGCAAGGTACTGATTCAGCGCATCGCTGAAGATATCAGGATTACTTTCACTTTGCTCTGGAAATCTGCTTTTCCATAAATCCCAGGATTTCTGAATCTCCTGATTCATAACCTCGGGCAGGTTTCCGTCTTCTCGGGCTTCATCTATCAGATCCTGGTTATAAATAAGTATATCGCTTGCAAGAACTCTCGCAAATCTTGCAGCTCTCTGTTCCGGAGTATCATCCTCGAGAGGTACCTCTGCTGTTCCTACCATTCCACTTTTTGGAGGATTGATAATAAAGATCTCTGAACATTTTCTGCATCGAAAACGTTTCGGCGAGTCTCCGATCTTTTTTTCGGGAATATTGTATTTACAGTTACAACTGGGACAGGTCACTATCATGTGTTATACCTCCTGTGCAGAAATCTTCTCAATCTTTTCACACCTTCCCGAATATCATCATCGGATGCCGCAAAGGATAATCTGATATATCCTTCCGCTCCAAACGCAGAACCCGGTATGACAGCCAGACCTTCATTGTCCAGAAGTTCATTACAAAAACTCTCAGTATCAATCTCAGTACATACAGTCAATCGGGGAAACACGTAAAACGCCCCTTCCGGTCTCTCAAATTGTAAGTCATCTTCGACCGAAAGTAAAGAACACATCAGATCCCTTCTTCTCAGGAAGCATCTGTGCATTTCTTTTCTTTCACTCTCGGCTTTGCCTTCAAGCGCTGCCAGTGCAGCCCACTGGGAAATGGAACATGGGTTTGATGTGGAATGAGCCTGAAGTACACCGGAGATTTTTGCCCATTCAACATTTGTAAGCGAGTACCCGATGCGCCATCCCGTCATTGCGTAGGTTTTCGATACACCCGATACAACAGCGGTCCTCTTCTTTAGTTCCGGTCTGTAATCAAGTATATGGGGAGTTCCACCTTCGATGTAAACAAGATCCTCGTAAATATCATCCGAGATAACCCACATATCGGTCTCAACTATTGCATCGGCTATGCTTTTAATTTCATCTTCGGATGGAACGTAACCGGAAGGGTTCGAAGGGTAGTTGATCAGAATACCTACTGCGCCCTGGTCCGAAGCTTTAAGTATTTCTTCAGGATTGATATTCTCTTTCGGATATACGGGTATCCCTCCTGAAGCCTTGACCATCTCAGGATAACTGACCCAGTACGGCCTTGGCAGTAATACTCTGTCTCCAGGATTAATTGCGGATCTGATGAGATTCGCCAGGCCATGCTTCGCGCCATTGCTTACAACCACATTCTCAGATTTCCATTCAATGTTCCTTCTTGCTGAATAGCTCCTCGCTACAGCTTCTTTCAGTTCAGGGATTCCGGTGCTTGCAGTGTACCCGGTTTTTCCTTCCCGTATTGCGTTAATACCGGCCCATGCGATTGGCGCAGGCGTTGGAAAATCAGGTTGTCCTGCGGAAAGTGATACTATATCCCTTCCCGATTTCTTCAATTCCTTTGCCTTCGCGCTCAATTGAAGTGTAGCTGAAGGCGATAGTGACATTATGGTTCTTGAGTAATTCATAAGTCATCCATTCGTTGTATCAGATCGGTGTCCAAAATAGTCCAATAAAGCTCTTTCTACGCAGGTTGTAACCATTGTTGAAAGGTCTCCTCCATATTTCGCAATCTCTTTTACAAGTGTAGAAGATAAATACATCATATCTTCCGAAGGCATAAGATAAAGCCCCGTTATCTCAGGTGCCAGTCTTCGATTCATCAGCTGCATCTGAAACTCGTATTCAAAATCTGAATTGGCTCGAAGACCTCTTATGAAAGTGTGATAATCCATTGTCTTCATATATTCAATCAGCAGTGAATCGAATGCGGTTACCTTTATACTTTTCATCCCGGTCTCATCAAGGGATTCCCTGATAAGCCTTACCCTATCTTCAACAGGGAAACAGAGTGATTTTGAAGAACGGGTCACAACGGCAATTTCAATGTCACTGAATATCCTTCCTGCCCTTCTGATTATATCAATATGTCCGAGAGTTAAAGGATCAAATGTGCCAGGATAGACTATTTTCATCGTACATCCTTCATTCTTTTCCAGTTCAGGTAACTGTCTCCGTACTTCCTTCTGTTCCAGTTTTTCCGCATAGCTGTTTCAGGTCCGCATTCAACGAAAACAGTTCCATGCGATGACAGGATACTGTTCCAATCCAGGGAACTTATCCATTCGTACAACCTGTTGTATTCATATGGAGGATCGATGAAAACAACATCAGGCACGGAATCCATTCTGTTAATATAATTCTTAAAATCTCCAGTGATGATAGTAGCTTCATCATCGGAATCGTGCTCACTGAGGAAACCACGGATGAACGATGCTGAACGGGGATTCCTGTCGATAAATACACAATGCGAAGCTCCCCAGCTCAGGGCTTCAAGTCCCACAGCCCCGCTGCCGGCACAGAGATCCCATACAACAGCGGAATCTATGAGATCCCTTCCAGCTATATCCAGAAAAGCGCCACGAACCAATGATGAAGTTGGCCTGCACAGTTTGGAAGAAGGGCGGAGAATGTGACCTTTCCACTTTCCCCGCCCCAGTCTGATCACACTGACCTCGTTTTAGTAAGGCCTGATAATGTGCGGTGTAACGAATATTACAAGTTCCGTACTGTCCTCACGTTCGGAGTTATACGAGAAAAGCAGATTGCCGAGTAAGGGTATATGACCAAGTATCGGGATTGCCCTTCTGACAGTTGTACGTTTGCTTCTCATTATTCCGCCGATAACAGCTGTGGAGCCGTCGTCTATCATAAGCGTTGTATTTGCGCTTTGAGTCAGGATTATTGGCTGCTGCGCAGATGTAGCTTCTCCTGAGAGTTCGCTTACAACAGGATTGAGCTCAAGAGTTACATTATTGTCAGCGTTGATATGTGGCGTAACCGTGAGTTCAACTCCAATACTGTACATCGATATATAAACGTTATTACTCTGGTCCTTCAGAGTTAGCGGTATTTCCTTACCGGACATAACTGTACCGGTCATATTGTCGATAATCGCTATTCTCGGTTCCGACAGGATATGCGCGTGATTCTGTGATTCCAGCATCGAAAGAGTCGCGTTCACATCGAACATGCTCGTAATCGTACCGAAAGAGATCGAACCAGTCGGGTCACCAACTGCAAGACCGTTGGAACTTGCACTGCCTCGAGCGAGATTATTTGACCTTGCAAGGTTCCCGAGAGACCAGTCAATACCCATTTCATTCGCATAGCTGGCATCTATCTCGACCAGTTTTGCCTCTATCATGACCTGCGCGGTAGGGCTGTCAAGTACCGGAAGAAGTCTGCCTACTTCCTCTAGTTTGTACGGTATATCCGTGATAATTACGGAGTTTGTTCTGTTATCAACAGAAATCTGGCCTCTTTCGGAAAGAGCGGTGGCGAGAGCGCTGTTCACACTTTCCGCTGTGGCATACCTTATTACGAATATTTCTGTCTGGAGGTCCTGGAGATTCTCTCTTTCATGACGGGTAGAAGCCATCTGGTTTATCTCCGTATAGAAACTTTCTCTGGGCATTACCCTCAATACGTTACCCTGCATGCTGGCTACAAGGCCCTGTGAATTAAGAATTGCGGTCAGAGCATCTCTCCAGCCAACGTTATGCAGCCTTGCAGTAACAGACGCAGTATAGTCTTCCGGAAGCATTATGTTCAATCCACTGACATCTGAAATCGCACGTAAAACTGTCCTCAGACTTGCGTCCACCACATCGATTGTTATGCTTCGTCCGCCTACTCCTGACCATTCCACAGGGAACCCGTCATCTACTTCGCGATGTCCTTCACTTATACGGATACCCCGTGAAGAGGTCATGATAGACTGTCCCGAAAGTGTTGAGTGTGCCGGAGAGGATAACGGCGCCACATCTCCGCCCGTAATTACCGGCACAACGTATTCTGAGGTTGCTGACCATGCGGCAAAAGGTATGCCGGTGGGGTCTGTCTGCATCTCGAGAATGAGTTGTCTCCCATCGAGTGAAGCACTGTAGTTGAGAAGTTCGCCGTTAACGTCGATGATCAATCTTACAATACCTTCAGGTGGAGCTTTGTACTGGCTCGTTCTGATAGAGAGAACACCTCCCCTGTTTATGGAATAGTCCATAGAGGGGAGCGAATGCACAGCATCGCCAATATCCAGAACGATCCTCATCGGATCGGTCAATAAGAATCTCTCGTACGAAATCGCATCATCGGCGGTTATTGTAACCAGGGTTACGTCGCCGCTGGGTACTACCGAGATATCGGTAACCCTGTACGCTGCCGCCGGCAATGCCAGCAGCAATAGGAGACTACATACAGTTAACAGACGCATTACAAACCACCTTCTTCATGAAGACGCAGAGAGTAAATGGTTGGGATTGTGGTCTCCCCTCCACCTCTCGCGCTATAATCAACTATTACATCCTGAATTACAATAACTTCACTACTGGTAATCTCAGCAACATGGGAATTATTAGCGAGAACAGTTTCTTCGTAGAGTATGTACGGAACACCAAGCCCATCTTCAACCATAGCCAGATCACCGCCAACGGGATCAAGTGCTATTCCAACCAGCCTGAATTCCTCGATAGAGATTTCATTAAGATTCCTTCTGGCATCTCTTTCCTCATTTGAAAATTCCGTGAACGGGTCAGGCCTGATGGAAACCGATTCATATATCCTGAATGTTCCTCCACCAGCTTGAATTATGTCATCCACAGAATCTGTCGATCCCTGCATCCCGCTGGCGCTCTGTCCTGCCATAGTGCAGGATACCCGCTGGGTTTCATAATATGGAAGGCTGGTTTCAACTTCACCAAGGCCGGAATATACTGTAATTCCGAGGTCATCGAATGCCCAGACAGGTTCCTGGAAACCTTCCATTGCAAACAACCTTGATGGCTCAAACGAAGGAGCTTCAGCTATCACATCACCCGGTGACATGATCGTTGATATCCCGTTCTCCGCCAATACAAGGCCTCCATCGTACAGCCGGCCATCTGAGTGATAGTTCCATTCGCCCTGTGAAGTTCTCACGTAAATAGTATCGTTTACCCCCATGAACAGGATATTGTCCGACGAAGCAAGAATATCTCCTTCGGGCGATTCCTCGAACTGCCAGAGAGCAACCGATGGATCAAAAAGCGCAATTCCACCGCCTTCAATGCTGAATATCCAGTCCGGTCCTATCCGCTGTAGGTCGCCCCGTGGATTCAACTCTTCAGAACTGGAATAAACCGTAAAATCGCCTTCCTTCCTGATAGCCAGATCTCCGTTCGATCCCAGAATGGCAACATCACTATTACTGGATGCAAGCTCCATCGGAGAGAAACCGTCCGGAAGTGATTCGTAAACCGCTTCGCAGTTTCTTTCGTTGAAGACAATGTATTCGGTTTCCGTTACTAATGAAGGTGTCTCTCCATTCAGATCGAAATCAAGAACATTGCTGATGTCTTCAAGGTGATAGGCATTCCACCTTCCGTCTGTTCTGTTGAACTTGAGAAGGCTTCCCCCCTCGAAAAGCAGCCATGCTGAGTTTTCTCCAGCCTCAGCCATTACAGGTGAGGACTGAGACAGGGCCATTTCAATCCAACCGTGAATATCGGAATTCGATACAACCGTTATGGATGAACCTGAATGATCAACCATTGAAGTATCTTCATCTCCGTTTTCGCCACAGCCGAACATCAGGAAAACCGCAGCTGCTGCAAGAAGGGCTGTGTAAGTCAATCTTGATACTCTCATATCTTCTGCTCCCTTCCCTACGGCTGGACGAAGGCTGAAACTGTGAAATTCGCCTCCATGTTATCGTAGCTTCCGTCTGAAGCCTTCTTCTGTATTACAGTCAGATCTGAAACCGAAGTTATCATCATCTGCTGAGTCAACTGATCAAGAAAAACACCAAGTCTATGAAATCGTCCAGAGAGCTGAACCTGCCATCCGTACACAAGATAATCCCCCTGCGTACTTGGCGGAAGAGGAGTGAGAGTATTAATCTGCAAACCGCTGTTCTCCGCATTCTCCGTCAGCATATCCAGTACTTCATCCTGGTCGTAGCTTCTGGGAAGATATCTATCGAGTTCAGCAAGCTGTTGATTAAGGCGGTTGATCTCCTGTTCGGTTATTGCCATATCCGATGCGGTTCCCGACTGGAGTGAACTGAGTTCGGCTCTTTTCATATTCAAATTCTGTTCGGCCCTCTCAATTTTCTCAGTTATTTCGGAAGAGAACTCCCTGGGATATAGATATAGCAGAGCCGCTACAAGAAGAACACCGACTATTAGAATATAGGACCTGGGGTCTCTGAGATAGGCATTCATACCGTAACCCCCTCGTATATTAACTGTTCATATATAATTAAGTATCCCATCAGTTAGACCCGCCGAGTTTACCCTCTGTAAACATACTCAGATCAATATCGTATAGATTAAGCGTATCTCCACCGAAAACGGTGAAGATCGAGTCTTGAGATGATCCTACGCCGCCACCGTAGTTATACTGATTTAATCCAGAATACGCCGTAACACCGAATTTAACTGCTCCGGTAATGCTGCATGAAGTGTCAGGATACATCTGTATCTCGAACCAGAACCTTCCGTCGGCTCCCGTGTTTGTTACGTACGATTCAGGTGTACCAAATGTCATAACGCCAATACCTTCAGCAAAGGTTGTATGGGATGTGTCGGCAAAGATCAATCCTCTAACGTAAACCCTGGTATCATCCATTCCCACCGGGTTACATCCTGCAATTGCCAGTACAACCAGCAGACCTAAAACTGAAATTGCGAATATTTTCATGATTCCTCCCCTGTGTTATCAGGATGATCCTCCGTATTTGAGGATTCTTCAAAAGCTTCCATTAACGCGCTTGTATCACCTGCAAATTCTCCCACCAGGGATGCCAATGCAGAGGAATTTACTCCAATTATCATATCAAAATTGTATCGTCTGCTTCCGGTTCTGCTTGCCTCTGAAGCAAGTGTATAAGTCTGTCCGTAATCGTCAAGAGTGAATAGCGAAGTTCTGCCATCCGGCATGATC from Candidatus Aegiribacteria sp. carries:
- a CDS encoding RNA polymerase sigma factor RpoD/SigA translates to MATKRTEGRSLELYLREIGSKETLSSAEEASLAQRIRSGEQEALNELTEANLRFVVSIAKQYANQGVALEDLINEGNVGLIRAAKGFDESKGCRFITYAVWWIRQAILQALAEQSRIVRLPLNRVGELYKMGRAARELGHSLGRNPSTNEIADELDVSRGDVEGMMSIHSTHLSLDSPVYEGSDKTFQEMISDDDDIPPDEAVVQTAMKRSVSGMLDILDQRERTIIQLFFGINTDRRHTLAEIGRTMGISRERVRQLKNRAISKLNDKTDSKNLLLYLK
- a CDS encoding M23 family metallopeptidase, producing the protein MLILFSALLLTGISALFFQLGRMNTVNRSCDTRHDEITLVRGELYQLSERVMNLRSRFEEIVTREEQVLVAGAGLNLDFSVLLPKNVPVNEPPGDNMFRYIDDMEMEIMLMERLADAELMAYDSLAGYLMEKESELAHIPSIWPVDGIFVSDFGPRIDPFTGAVRIHKGIDLACVAGTPIYAPADGRVVFAGWTGGWGLNIVIRHSERVSTRYAHCSAACTVVGQEVDRGDLIARVGSTGRSVAPHVHYEVLIDGVQVDPEDYIIREGSDSAIF
- a CDS encoding class I SAM-dependent methyltransferase, which produces MNTSDILHVLQPFVLPGVDGSRGRAMDWSSLPREKTECILCGSSSKKLLSVQNSWPVVRCRECGLVYLSERPAEKALTDIYSKSYYEDGDVGYKGYIGTFEKYHDTFMKIFNKRHKDLLHHARGKRLLEIGCAYGFLLDYLREREWEVTGVEISPLSSAFARNELNLNVHTGSVESPYLEEHSYDIILLLDVLEHLHRPFDVLNRIKKLLAPEGILVVQCPWELYHWEEIAEALLRGMKPGTIEPDSVPAHLYFFQPRTLEAVLRKGGFRILARQSGNYGSIRRLVNPPAISLRNPLKGFFRFVYFRLGLQCFLYEAARLVRLGSGIIRYAVSDSENSTQ
- a CDS encoding isocitrate/isopropylmalate dehydrogenase family protein, whose product is MKRTVVTMPGDGIGGAVLDETLRVLEAVGFEADYVHADIGWEFWKKEGNPLPDRTIDLLEKHKIALFGAITSKPKDKALDALDPSLRDKGLVYYSPIVAMRQHFDLDICIRPCKAFKGNPLNFIRKGPGNTIEEPPVDVVIFRQNTEGLYGGVEWTNPPDNVYDALMSHPKFKKNFADVPREDLAVSTRIFSRNACRRILTAAFEHADKFGYKSVTICEKPNVIRETSGMMREEGKKISEKYPHIDLWETNIDAQMMWLTKNPENYGVLVSGNMFGDIVSDGFAGLVGGLGFACSANIGEEVAVFEPTHGSAPKYADYKVSIVNPMAMILSSCMMLDHIGETEKAVKIRKAVETVIAEGRVRSYDMLKLRGSPDVLENGAASTAEMTDAIISAIN
- a CDS encoding class I SAM-dependent methyltransferase produces the protein MNPEVLLWEQYGPLFSFEERKIYPPDTMEIQFYQNFRKKHPGKCMELGAGDGRLTEYLDDGSQVIALEPSESMMNSWPPGLQHRTSRIRAIAQNIPLKNSTLDLVLFPYNGIHCILKRDERKLALREISSVLKSGGRFLAEACPRFHIRERESRKERYDFNENGTSQRLVESVSHDLERGLIVFDMEYSGTAVADERIDIRLELALISTGELLFDIRNEGLKIITIWGDYDLSPWDADCSPRLLVLAERDEK
- a CDS encoding DUF523 domain-containing protein, with translation MSGISLVSACLCGITCRYDGRSKPVDRFVRMLHSGECVPFCPEKLGGLTTPREPAILSGGDGFAVLDGTGSVILRDAKGDVTDEFVKGADLSVRYASVLNPEIIYLKEKSPSCGISCGDNMPGVAAAALIRSGFKVEAVD